A window of the Henckelia pumila isolate YLH828 chromosome 3, ASM3356847v2, whole genome shotgun sequence genome harbors these coding sequences:
- the LOC140888781 gene encoding AP2-like ethylene-responsive transcription factor ANT, whose product MKAMGDDISNNWLGFSLSSRNMEGSSDNNNHAQPCSNDVPNALPMSFPSGYGTYPGFYYGVEGENAGFYSPLTVMPLKSDGSLCLMEAINRSQPQVMVTSTPKLEDFFGGATMGTHNYNRGGGMVLSLDSTYYNHNPQSQSHNIQDFLSHNQENSRHHQVQVQEYTDYTPFRGQEMYQGSENEPKDSQLSDGNFQMPATGDDELSGMKNWVPRSYTNSHALEQKMGISVEENGGESGQIGAMGYGDLQSLSLSMSPGSQSSCVTGSQHIPPAMADCMGFENKKRGPEKDEQKQIVHRKSIDTFGQRTSQYRGVTRHRWTGRYEAHLWDNSCKKEGQSRKGRQVYLGGYDMEEKAARAYDLAALKYWGPSTHINFPLENYHQELEGMKNMSRQEYVAHLRRKSSGFSRGASIYRGVTSRHHQHGRWQARIGRVAGNKDLYLGTFSTQEEAAEAYDIAAIKFRGVNAVTNFDISRYDVERIMESNTLLSGEMARRNKLADSINDSSLNIPLNPNNIMDSNVSKESSSSNVSDWRMTLYPSPSTKAIEEFKVSNVSVPFGDESGKMVNNFSSNSSLVTSLSSSRDGSPDKNNSLPMHFPVPPAGAKFFPAAQTASSWIQSAAQMRQQVPLFAGWTDAS is encoded by the exons ATGAAGGCTATGGGTGATGATATTAGCAATAACTGGTTGGGTTTCTCTCTTTCTTCTCGAAATATGGAGGGTTCCTCGGACAATAATAATCACGCTCAGCCTTGTTCCAACGATGTTCCTAATGCACTTCCAATGAGTTTTCCCTCTGGTTACGGTACTTATCCGGGGTTTTACTATGGGGTTGAAGGTGAGAATGCTGGATTTTACTCTCCTTTAACTGTGATGCCACTTAAATCTGATGGTTCATTGTGCTTGATGGAAGCTATCAACAGGTCACAGCCACAAG TTATGGTGACTTCAACTCCCAAACTTGAAGATTTCTTTGGTGGCGCAACAATGGGTACCCATAACTATAACAGAGGAGGAGGCATGGTTCTTAGCCTAGATAGTACGTACTATAATCACAATCCTCAAAGTCAGAGTCATAACATTCAGGATTTTTTAAGCCACAACCAAGAAAACTCTAGGCACCACCAGGTTCAAGTTCAAGAGTACACAGATTACACTCCATTCAGGGGTCAAGAAATGTACCAGGGGTCAGAAAATGAGCCTAAAGACTCTCAGCTTTCAGATGGCAATTTTCAGATGCCGGCAACGGGTGATGATGAGTTATCTGGAATGAAAAACTGGGTTCCAAGAAGCTACACGAATAGCCATGCATTGGAGCAGAAAATGGGCATCAGTGTGGAAGAAAATGGCGGAGAATCTGGGCAGATTGGTGCGATGGGGTATGGTGATTTGCAATCTCTGAGCTTATCAATGAGCCCTGGTTCACAATCTAGCTGTGTTACTGGCTCTCAGCATATTCCGCCGGCTATGGCGGATTGCATGGGATTTGAGAACAAGAAACGGGGACCTGAAAAAGATGAACAGAAGCAAATTGTGCATAGGAAATCCATTGATACTTTTGGGCAGAGGACCTCACAGTATAGAGGTGTCACAAG GCACAGGTGGACTGGTAGATATGAAGCCCATTTGTGGGACAACAGTTGCAAGAAAGAAGGCCAAAGCAGAAAAGGGAGGCAAG TTTATTTAG gaGGTTATGATATGGAAGAAAAGGCAGCAAGGGCGTATGATTTGGCTGCACTTAAATACTGGGGACCATCGACTCATATCAATTTCCCG CTGGAAAATTATCATCAAGAGCTTGAAGGTATGAAGAACATGAGCAGACAAGAATATGTTGCTCATTTGAGAAG GAAAAGCAGTGGCTTCTCAAGAGGAGCTTCAATATACAGAGGGGTGACCAG CAGACATCATCAACATGGTCGGTGGCAGGCTCGAATAGGCCGAGTGGCAGGAAACAAGGATCTTTATCTTGGAACCTTTA GTACTCAAGAAGAAGCGGCCGAGGCTTACGATATAGCAGCTATCAAATTTCGGGGCGTAAATGCTGTCACAAATTTTGACATCTCAAGGTATGATGTGGAAAGGATTATGGAAAGCAACACCCTTCTTTCTGGGGAGATGGCTAGGAGAAACAAATTGGCTGATTCAATTAACGATAGCTCGCTTAACATTCCGTTGAATCCAAACAATATTATGGACTCAAATGTGTCAAAAGAGAGCAGCAGCAGCAATGTGTCTGATTGGAGAATGACCCTTTATCCATCCCCTAGTACTAAAGCTATAGAAGAATTTAAGGTTTCAAACGTCTCAGTTCCTTTCGGGGATGAGTCGGGGAAAATGGTGAACAATTTTTCGAGCAATTCTTCCTTGGTTACAAGTTTGAGCAGTTCTAGAGATGGCAGCCCGGATAAAAACAACAGTCTTCCAATGCATTTTCCGGTGCCTCCAGCAGGAGCGAAGTTTTTCCCGGCGGCCCAAACAGCCAGTTCTTGGATCCAATCTGCTGCCCAGATGAGGCAACAGGTGCCACTTTTTGCTGGGTGGACTGATGCATCATAA
- the LOC140890167 gene encoding uncharacterized protein, which produces MANKNGDNTNLDQLINQAVQRALVERGEANPLHPDQNIHLEEIKKLKEEMKHLRKKQEILDADLPNHFKLPHVGEYEGKGDPEEHLARFENAALLHKYSDQIKCRSFLTTLIGPAQQWFNMLRPGEIKEFKDFSKSFLHHFASRKKRPNTTFSLFAIKKREHENLRAYIRTFSALALEVPMATPDLLISAFMQGLDTKYFLKSLIKRPPETYEELLARAEKYVNMEEIQVS; this is translated from the exons aTGGCTAATAAGAATGGAGATAACACAAATTTGGACCAGTTGATAAATCAAGCCGTTCAGAGGGCTTTGGTAGAAAGGGGTGAGGCTAATCCTTTGCATCCCGATCAAAACATTCACTTGGAGGAGATCAAAAAGTTGAAAGAGGAGATGAAGCATCTAAGGAAGAAGCAG GAGATATTGGATGCCGACCTCCCCAATCATTTTAAATTACCTCACGTCGGGGAGTATGAAGGTAAAGGAGATCCAGAGGAACATCTAGCACGCTTCGAGAATGCAGCCCTGTTGCATAAATACTCGGACCAGATTAAGTGTAGGTCTTTTCTCACTACTCTCATAGGACCAGCCCAGCAATGGTTCAATATGCTACGCCCTGGGGAGATCAAGGAATTCAAGGATTTTAGTAAATCTTTTTTGCATCACTTTGCTAGTAGAAAAAAGCGTCCTAATACTACTTTCAGCCTCTTTGCAATCAAGAAACGAGAACATGAAAATTTGAGAGCATATATTCGCACGTTTAGTGCCTTGGCTCTTGAGGTACCCATGGCTACGCCAGACCTGCTTATTAGTGCCTTCATGCAAGGGCTGGATACAAAATACTTTCTCAAATCTCTAATAAAGAGGCCGCCTGAAACATACGAGGAATTACTAGCCCGAGCTGAGAAATATGTCAATATGGAAGAAATACAGGTCTCGTGA
- the LOC140890168 gene encoding uncharacterized protein: MGQSSRPAFLGEFTSYTPLRMSKSQALRIFDDRQLIERPPWTEKGPRKWESDKYFHFHKEYRHTTEKCLQLDQEIERIIQQNSEVKNILTRQEGYHPNRKQRGRSRQRAKTAPPQEYFHLPNQDQAKNDRAHQRPAPPAQGIINMISGGPTDGDSNRAKKTSSRKLINMEIDNKIAHTGPTLSFGLEDLKGVSTNHNDALVIRDMVANYDVARIFVDSGSSVNVLFQEAINQMDLGQYKIEPVVTSLFGFTGHAIRPVGLVHLPLTLGTSNSRKIRTVSFIIVDAASAYNAILGRPAMTTFMAVASALHQKIKFPVGNEVGEVQGDQVIARKCYVDEVIIEQKVARTYSIDRPGLFSISAPDY; this comes from the coding sequence ATGGGACAATCATCCCGACCCGCATTTTTGGGTGAATTCACCTCTTACACTCCTTTGCGCATGAGCAAATCCCAAGCTCTGCGAATTTTTGACGATCGACAACTCATAGAAAGGCCTCCATGGACTGAGAAGGGACCTCGAAAATGGGAATCAGATAAATATTTTCACTTTCACAAGGAGTATAGGCATACTACGGAGAAATGTCTTCAATTAGATCAAGAAATTGAAAGGATAATACAGCAAAATTCTGAAGTAAAGAATATATTAACTCGTCAAGAGGGATATCACCCGAATAGAAAACAGCGAGGAAGATCTAGACAAAGAGCCAAAACTGCTCCTCCCCAAGAATATTTCCATCTTCCTAATCAAGACCAGGCCAAGAATGACCGAGCTCATCAAAGACCAGCTCCGCCTGCTCAAGGAATTATTAACATGATTTCTGGAGGGCCCACTGATGGAGATTCCAACAGAGCCAAGAAAACTAGCAGcagaaaattaataaatatggagATTGACAATAAAATTGCCCATACTGGTCCGACCCTCTCTTTTGGGCTGGAAGATTTGAAAGGGGTTTCTACCAATCATAATGATGCCCTGGTAATAAGGGACATGGTCGCAAATTATGATGTGGCCCGAATATTTGTGGATTCAGGCAGCTCTGTCAATGTTCTCTTCCAAGAAGCAATAAATCAAATGGATTTAGGGCAATATAAGATTGAGCCCGTCGTAACATCACTTTTTGGCTTCACGGGTCATGCAATCCGACCTGTTGGATTAGTGCATCTGCCACTAACTTTGGGAACCAGCAATTCTCGTAAAATCAGGACTGTAAGTTTCATTATAGTAGATGCTGCATCTGCCTATAATGCCATACTAGGCAGACCTGCCATGACCACTTTTATGGCTGTCGCATCAGCTCTGCATCAGAAAATAAAGTTCCCGGTGGGTAATGAGGTCGGCGAGGTACAAGGTGATCAAGTTATTGCTCGCAAGTGTTATGTGGATGAGGTCATAATAGAACAGAAAGTAGCCAGAACTTATAGTATTGACCGACCTGGGCTCTTTAGCATTAGTGCACCAGACTATTGA
- the LOC140890169 gene encoding uncharacterized protein, translating into MHLHLQDFKSVSEYNSALFRISSQLKLCGEKITDDDLLEKTYFTFHASNVLLQQQYREKGFKKYSELISCLLVAEQNNELLIKNHEIRPTGANPFSEVNAAMHDEKMKQNNTRFGRGRGSGRGRGRFHSYGRGHEKPRYFNNGYNNNNDQRNGSSKKCGNDQEKNVESGQNDKSMNSKNGCYRCGDKMHWYNNCRTPKHLVDLYQASKEKAKDVETNFIHQGEDLSQGPSFSAHFDVSDFFEDPEGKI; encoded by the coding sequence ATGCACTTGCACTTACAAGATTTTAAGTCTGTAAGTGAATATAATTCTGCATTATTTCGCATCAGTTCACAATTGAAATTGTGTGGAGAGAAAATAACTGATGATGATTTGTTGGAAAAAACATATTTTACGTTTCATGCCTCTAATGTTCTCCTACAACAGCAGTATAGAGAGAAAGGCTTCAAAAAgtattctgaattgatttcaTGTTTGCTTGTGGCTGAGCAAAATAATGAATTATTGATAAAAAATCATGAAATCCGTCCCACCGGAGCCAACCCATTCTCTGAAGTGAATGCGGCAATGCATGATGAAAAgatgaaacaaaataataccAGATTCGGTCGTGGTCGTGGGAGTGGGCGCGGTCGGGGACGCTTTCATTCATATGGTCGTGGGCATGAAAAACCTCGTTACTTTAACAAtggttataataataataatgatcaAAGGAATGGAAGTTCCAAAAAGTGTGGTAATGACCAAGAGAAAAATGTTGAAAGTGGTCAAAATGATAAATCAATGAATTCAAAAAATGGGTGCTATAGATGTGGAGATAAAATGCATTGGTATAATAATTGTCGTACGCCGAAACACCTTGTTGatctttatcaagcatcaaAAGAAAAGGCAAAAGATGTTGAAACTAATTTTATACATCAAGGTGAAGATTTAAGCCAAGGCCCATCTTTTTCGGCACATTTtgatgtttctgatttctttgAAGATCCGGAAGGAAAGATTTGA
- the LOC140893313 gene encoding uncharacterized protein, whose product MESESNKLFVGGITHATSATNLRDYFSKYGDVKNVQVMRNRVTGTSRGFGFVSFSDHSSMERALQIQEHQILGTRVAVNIPRPIEKKSLPEVSLNQNTSPSKTNKIFVGGLPSSLTKEEFDRYFETFGRITDSVIMCNKQNNNPRGFGFVTYDSEKSVEKVVMDRSHQIGNKWVDVKMAIPRGEAPIKFYPHDSYQVSWGAVPFSRCYLRPAGPSIDGYYAYANQMASNLHYHGQQLWVNHPNFGFYPSYYYNTAFGSQLGNSYVDPTYMDYCVDVNERQGDDGPPSSGSSSINKSVTIQEAEDVENEASGKLNDEVTLDMAGAVENGASGKPDDEISQVVEAVSDCSSSEIPVVVDNGVSGMTKNKVSKVIVDGNGDVNGHASQDFTSVYDQY is encoded by the exons ATGGAGTCTGAAAGTAACAAGCTTTTCGTTGGGGGAATAACACATGCCACAAGTGCCACAAATCTGAGAGACTATTTCAGCAAGTATGGGGATGTGAAGAACGTACAGGTTATGAGAAATCGGGTCACTGGTACCAGTCGAGGCTTCGGATTCGTTTCTTTCTCAGACCACTCTTCAATGGAAAGGGCACTGCAGATTCAGGAACACCAAATTCTCGGAACAAGG GTTGCCGTTAACATTCCCAGACCAATAGAGAAGAAGTCCCTGCCTGAAGTTTCGCTTAATCAAAACACTTCTCCATCGAAAACCAACAAGATTTTTGTTGGGGGTTTGCCATCAAGTTTAACGAAAGAGGAGTTCGATCGGTATTTCGAAACTTTTGGCAGGATCACAGATTCAGTCATCATGTGCAACAAACAAAACAACAATCCTCGTGGGTTCGGGTTCGTCACCTATGATTCCGAGAAATCGGTGGAGAAAGTGGTGATGGATCGTTCGCACCAAATCGGTAACAAGTGGGTCGACGTGAAAATGGCCATACCTAGAGGAGAGGCACCTATTAAATTTTATCCCCATGATTCTTACCAAGTTTCTTGGGGTGCTGTGCCTTTTTCCAGGTGTTATTTGAGGCCTGCAGGTCCAAGTATTGATGGTTATTATGCCTATGCTAATCAAATGGCATCAAATTTGCACTACCACGGTCAGCAACTTTGGGTAAACCACCCCAACTTTGGGTTTTATCcatcatattattataataCGGCATTTGGATCACAACTGGGGAATTCTTATGTCGATCCAACGTACATGGACTACTGCGTCGATGTGAATGAAAGGCAGGGGGATGATGGACCACCTTCTAGTGGTTCCAgttccattaataaaagtgtaacaATACAAGAGGCCGAAGATGTGGAGAATGAAGCATCTGGAAAGCTGAATGATGAAGTAACATTAGACATGGCGGGGGCTGTCGAGAATGGAGCATCTGGAAAGCCGGACGACGAAATATCACAGGTTGTAGAAGCTGTATCGGATTGTAGTTCATCCGAAATCCCAGTGGTAGTCGACAATGGGGTATCTGGGATGACGAAGAATAAAGTATCAAAGGTTATAGTTGATGGAAATGGGGACGTAAATGGTCATGCTTCCCAAGATTTTACGAGTGTGTACGATCAGTACTAA